In Crassostrea angulata isolate pt1a10 chromosome 6, ASM2561291v2, whole genome shotgun sequence, a genomic segment contains:
- the LOC128187764 gene encoding octopamine receptor-like encodes MTTEMTNTSTSSFILNLTQMTTEANTDNNHTLPGSHLPFDIKYDPTPCYSIYCIFELRYRQDNYTILMCIAIMLGILGTVGFVGNSLVLTVLLRAKMKQTSVYFMVMLSILDLMACVVVIPGIVITEWHFPFPSDFLCKFWEAIRYFTIPTSAMVLVAIAFDRCIVICFAPRRMSKNVTFMIISSILLIGICLGVLPALVMGVYSSNGIYFGYCIPNYQYISLESLNKYWLGITSIFILMIITIIIFYSSIFFTVLLQNRKWSKIRSQGLQTSANNANKPSTSKDKQTDNSKELRRRSSTNDVMFATRASEKLLKVPQNSRIHPETTIDYDTVHRVHIDCPMESALETEIEDIEETPVTSANINSSKRNGSLTNEKLPKKQTVKISPINITDIKKETETSSKNKCTTKPNNKTLSPTNTRSHLIKTSRKTHIKTTQVLFTVTMVYIVSFLPTFLIANDLLPEFKGRKVIYLMYFLNNTANPLIYSFMNPMFRKQVWKFLQCKSR; translated from the coding sequence ATGACTACCGAGATGACAAATACCAGTACCTCATCGTTTATACTGAATCTAACACAGATGACAACGGAAGCCAATACTGACAACAACCACACATTACCAGGATCACATCTTCCTTTTGACATCAAATACGACCCAACCCCCTGTTATTCCATATACTGCATCTTTGAACTCCGCTACAGACAGGACAACTACACTATTCTTATGTGCATAGCCATTATGCTTGGAATTCTGGGAACAGTGGGCTTTGTGGGTAATAGCCTAGTGCTGACAGTACTGCTGAGGGCAAAGATGAAGCAGACGTCGGTTTACTTCATGGTGATGCTGTCAATCCTTGATCTGATGGCCTGTGTAGTGGTGATTCCTGGAATCGTGATCACAGAATGGCACTTTCCTTTCCCCAGTGACTTTTTATGCAAGTTTTGGGAGGCGATCCGCTACTTCACGATCCCAACATCAGCCATGGTCCTCGTCGCCATAGCCTTTGATAGGTGTATAGTCATCTGCTTTGCTCCCAGAAGAATGTCCAAGAATGTAACTTTCATGATCATTTCCTCGATTTTGTTAATTGGAATTTGTCTTGGAGTTCTCCCAGCTCTAGTGATGGGTGTTTATTCAAGTAATGGAATCTACTTTGGGTACTGCATTCCAAACTACCAGTACATTTCCTTAGAGTCCCTCAACAAGTACTGGTTAGGAATAACTTCCATCTTCATACTAATGATAATCACCATCATCATTTTCTATTCTTCCATCTTCTTCACTGTGTTGCTTCAGAACAGAAAGTGGAGTAAAATTCGTTCCCAGGGATTGCAAACCTCTGCTAACAATGCTAACAAGCCATCCACAAGTAAGGATAAACAGACTGACAATAGCAAAGAACTTCGCAGACGTTCCTCTACTAATGATGTCATGTTTGCAACCAGAGCTAGTGAAAAACTGTTGAAAGTGCCACAAAACAGCAGGATACACCCAGAAACAACTATAGACTATGATACTGTGCATAGAGTACACATAGATTGTCCCATGGAAAGTGCTCTAGAGACTGAGATAGAGGATATAGAAGAAACCCCTGTGACAAGTGCAAACATAAACAGTTCCAAACGAAATGGTTCCCTGACAAATGAGAAGTTACCTAAGAAACAAACTGTGAAAATATCTCCAATCAACATTACAGATATCAAGAAGGAAACTGAAACAAGTTCGAAGAATAAATGTACAACCAAACCGAACAACAAGACACTGTCACCTACTAACACCCGGTCTCATTTGATAAAGACATCCAGGAAAACCCACATCAAGACCACCCAGGTTCTCTTCACTGTGACCATGGTGTACATTGTCTCCTTTCTGCCAACATTTCTTATCGCTAATGACCTTCTTCCAGAGTTTAAGGGTCGGAAGGTTATCTATTTGATGTACTTTTTGAACAATACAGCCAATCCTCTGATATATTCCTTTATGAACCCAATGTTTCGTAAACAAGTTTGGAAGTTTCTTCAGTGTAAATCACGATGA